The Nerophis lumbriciformis linkage group LG07, RoL_Nlum_v2.1, whole genome shotgun sequence genome window below encodes:
- the LOC133609247 gene encoding uncharacterized protein, with product MGNFQLLVKENNTLLDGGLFGMSSEQKYSRSDTNASIPLTRNKPQNQRVICNRGFIYHVRVPREDPQENPISLTASEYERLLARVRGPSFLEKEKEAFRKASQKRKDDTKAAEERRRQIIDKDLYAFKVETQTDMQSKRQGFERYRHMRCKAQMEKDNQILRMDIRIQKCKIQAELDTQLQWKKQCEAVEYAKEKAEFERELNHHQEMLIKHEEKEIKRKVEARHHLDVLSGQIREREQIATANRRERIAIAQSLNEDDRMKIKCLDELKEERLAELKASGIPDKYCNYVRTKTTQEEAKRLQFQYLAQ from the coding sequence ATGGGTAATTTCCAGCTCCTCGTCAAGGAGAATAATACGTTACTGGATGGAGGTCTATTTGGGATGAGCAGCGAACAGAAATATTCCAGATCAGACACCAATGCTTCCATTCCTTTGACCCGAAACAAGCCACAAAACCAACGTGTGATTTGTAACCGAGGATTCATTTATCATGTCAGAGTTCCGCGTGAGGATCCACAGGAAAATCCGATAAGTCTTACAGCTTCTGAGTATGAGAGGCTTCTGGCAAGGGTCAGGGGTCCAAGTTTcttggagaaggagaaggaggcttTTAGAAAGGCTTCTCAGAAAAGGAAAGATGATACTAAGGCTGCGGAAGAAAGGAGGCGTCAGATCATTGACAAGGACCTTTACGCTTTTAAGGTGGAGACACAGACTGACATGCAGTCCAAAAGGCAAGGTTTTGAGCGGTATCGACACATGCGCTGCAAAGCTCAAATGGAGAAGGACAATCAGATCCTAAGAATGGACATCCGTATTCAGAAGTGTAAGATCCAAGCCGAGCTCGACACCCAGCTTCAATGGAAAAAACAATGCGAGGCTGTCGAGTACGCCAAAGAGAAGGCTGAGTTTGAGCGGGAGCTTAATCATCACCAGGAGATGCTCATCAAGCACGAGGAGAAGGAGATAAAGCGCAAGGTGGAGGCACGCCACCATCTGGATGTTCTATCGGGGCAGATAAGGGAACGTGAGCAAATTGCGACCGCCAACCGTCGGGAGAGGATCGCCATAGCTCAGAGCCTTAACGAGGACGATCGGATGAAAATAAAATGCCTCGATGAGCTCAAGGAGGAGAGACTGGCTGAGCTCAAAGCTAGCGGGATCCCGGATAAATACTGCAATTATGTGAGGACAAAGACCACACAAGAGGAAGCCAAGCGCTTGCAGTTTCAGTACCTCGCACAATGA